In Aquimarina sp. TRL1, a single window of DNA contains:
- a CDS encoding DUF2853 family protein: protein MSKRDELIQKYAADIKDKIGQTPDMDLLTKVTIGCGPSIYNSDASTVSGSDEGELKTVKNNFLIKKLGLSDGPKLDEAINAVIEQYGKSNRNKYRAVVYYLLTKHFGKEAIYN, encoded by the coding sequence ATGAGTAAAAGAGACGAACTAATTCAAAAATACGCAGCTGATATTAAAGATAAAATCGGTCAGACTCCAGATATGGATTTATTGACTAAAGTTACTATTGGTTGTGGGCCATCTATCTATAATAGTGATGCCTCTACAGTTTCTGGTAGTGATGAAGGAGAGTTGAAGACAGTAAAAAATAATTTCTTGATAAAAAAATTAGGTCTTAGTGATGGACCAAAATTAGACGAAGCGATCAATGCTGTTATCGAACAGTATGGAAAGTCTAATAGAAATAAGTATAGAGCCGTAGTATATTATTTACTAACAAAACATTTTGGTAAAGAGGCTATATACAACTAA
- a CDS encoding S1 RNA-binding domain-containing protein, whose protein sequence is MLQLGKYNTLEIVRDRDPGLFLSDEEGNEVLLPNKFVPEVFEIGDTIKVFLYLDNEERIVATTQEPFITVNSFAYLKCTTVSKIGAFMNWGVDKELFVPFKEQASKMREGSWYLVYMYLDEETDRLVASSKTNSFLDNSLVLLAPFDEVSLIASHPSPYGWNMIVNGKYLGLVYQDEIFQKITVGDTFKGYVKKVRPDGKIDLTLQRHGYRSIDPNADQILKELKASGGFIDLNDKSDPEDIKEVFQMSKKSFKKAIGTLYKKRQILIEKDGIRLVE, encoded by the coding sequence ATGCTACAACTAGGGAAATATAACACATTAGAGATTGTAAGAGACCGGGATCCGGGACTTTTTTTGAGTGATGAAGAAGGAAATGAAGTTTTATTACCTAATAAGTTTGTTCCTGAGGTTTTTGAAATAGGAGATACGATTAAGGTGTTTTTGTATTTGGATAATGAAGAGCGTATAGTAGCTACTACCCAGGAACCATTTATCACTGTCAATTCATTTGCGTATCTGAAATGTACTACCGTATCCAAAATAGGAGCGTTTATGAATTGGGGGGTAGATAAAGAGCTTTTTGTTCCTTTTAAGGAACAAGCATCTAAGATGAGAGAAGGGAGTTGGTATCTGGTCTATATGTATTTGGATGAAGAAACGGACAGATTAGTAGCCTCGAGTAAGACAAACTCATTTTTGGATAACTCGTTGGTATTATTAGCGCCATTTGATGAGGTAAGCCTGATTGCATCCCATCCTTCTCCATATGGCTGGAATATGATAGTGAATGGGAAATATCTGGGGCTGGTTTATCAGGATGAAATTTTTCAGAAAATTACAGTGGGAGATACGTTTAAAGGCTATGTGAAAAAAGTACGCCCGGACGGAAAAATAGATTTGACACTTCAGCGGCACGGATACCGAAGTATCGACCCGAATGCAGATCAGATCCTGAAAGAACTCAAAGCCAGTGGAGGCTTTATAGACCTGAATGACAAGTCAGATCCGGAGGATATTAAAGAGGTGTTTCAGATGAGTAAAAAGAGTTTTAAAAAAGCGATAGGGACACTTTATAAAAAACGACAGATACTGATCGAAAAAGATGGGATCCGACTTGTGGAATAA
- a CDS encoding 1,4-dihydroxy-2-naphthoyl-CoA synthase has product MSLINWTTVKEYKDITYKKSEGVARIAFNRPNVRNAFRPQTVTELFEAFLDAREDTSIGVVLLSAEGPSTKDGVYSFCSGGDQSVRGHQGYVGEDGMHRLNILEVQRLIRFMPKVVIAVVPGWAVGGGHSLHVVCDLTLASKEHAIFKQTDADVTSFDGGYGSAYLAKMVGQKKAREIFFLGRNYSAQEAHDMGMVNAVIPHDELEETAYEWAQEILAKSPTSIRMLKFAFNATDDGMVGQQVFAGEATRLTYMTDEAKEGRNAFLEKRKPNFKDIKWIP; this is encoded by the coding sequence ATGAGCTTAATAAACTGGACAACAGTAAAAGAATACAAGGATATAACCTATAAAAAATCAGAAGGAGTTGCACGTATAGCATTTAACAGACCTAATGTAAGAAATGCATTTAGACCGCAGACAGTAACCGAATTATTTGAAGCTTTTTTAGATGCCAGAGAAGACACTTCTATAGGAGTTGTGTTGTTATCAGCAGAAGGACCTTCTACAAAAGATGGAGTTTATTCATTTTGTAGCGGAGGAGATCAGAGTGTTCGTGGTCATCAGGGATATGTAGGAGAAGATGGAATGCACCGATTAAATATTCTGGAAGTTCAGCGTCTTATTCGTTTTATGCCTAAGGTTGTCATTGCGGTAGTTCCGGGATGGGCAGTTGGAGGAGGACATAGCCTTCATGTAGTTTGTGATCTTACCTTGGCGAGTAAGGAGCATGCGATTTTTAAGCAAACAGATGCTGATGTAACCAGCTTTGACGGAGGTTACGGGTCCGCGTACCTGGCAAAAATGGTAGGACAGAAAAAAGCGAGAGAAATTTTCTTTTTAGGGAGAAACTATTCTGCGCAAGAAGCTCATGATATGGGGATGGTTAATGCAGTGATTCCTCATGATGAATTAGAAGAAACAGCCTATGAATGGGCACAGGAAATATTAGCAAAATCGCCAACTTCTATACGAATGTTGAAATTTGCTTTTAACGCTACAGATGATGGTATGGTAGGACAGCAGGTGTTTGCAGGGGAAGCAACACGATTGACCTATATGACAGACGAAGCAAAGGAAGGAAGGAATGCATTTTTGGAAAAAAGAAAACCTAACTTCAAGGATATCAAGTGGATTCCTTAA
- a CDS encoding thiamine pyrophosphate-dependent enzyme gives MQPETTTTPNISFEEYRNQILKDYKTALLSRECSLLGRREVLTGKSKFGIFGGGKELPQLAMARVFRNGDFRSGYYRDQTFMMAIDQYTVQQFFAGLYAHTDIEKEPFAAGRQMGGHFATHSLNADGSWKNLTAQKNSSSDISPTAGQMPRLLGLAQASKIYRNEKSVAGENNFSINGNEVAWGTIGNASTSEGLFWETVNAGGVLQVPMVISIWDDEYGISVHAKHQTTKENISLILEGFRRDDKHEGYEIICVNGWDYPALIDAYKTAEDLAREQHIPVIIHVKELTQPQGHSTSGSHERYKSEERLNWEREHDCIKKFKEWIIDHNIAEADELVAIEKEAKKEVRLGKTAAWNAYLSEIKTEQREAVSILRDIEKVSANKNFISPLINALENKDEPIRKDIMEATRKALRYLIKEDSVEKTHLQNWINSYFNKIQPKYSDHLYNESDNKVTAIEEVAPVYGNDAPLVDARIILRDNFDRIFERLPETMIFGEDSGKIGDVNQGLEGLQEKYGELRISDTGIREATIIGQGIGLAMRGLRPIAEIQYLDYIMYCIQGLSDDLATLRYRTFAKQKAPMIVRTRGHRLEGIWHSGSQMAGLIHLLRGIHILVPRNMTKAAGFYNTLLDSDEPAVVVECLNGYRLKEKMPSNLAEIRTPVGVVETVKEGNDITLVSYGSTLRLVEQAGKELLSVGINVEIIDVQSLVPFDLSHDIVKSVAKTNRLLVIDEDVPGGATGYILHKLIDEQNIYNYLDSKPQTLSAKAHRPAFGTDGDYFSKPSAEDIFETVYDIMHEAKPATYPKLR, from the coding sequence ATGCAGCCTGAAACAACAACTACTCCTAATATTTCTTTTGAAGAATATAGAAATCAAATACTTAAAGATTACAAAACAGCATTATTAAGTAGAGAATGTAGTTTATTAGGCCGACGAGAAGTACTTACCGGAAAATCAAAGTTTGGTATTTTTGGAGGAGGAAAAGAACTTCCCCAATTAGCAATGGCTCGAGTTTTTAGAAATGGAGACTTTAGATCGGGTTATTACAGAGACCAAACATTTATGATGGCAATTGACCAATATACTGTACAGCAGTTTTTTGCCGGATTATATGCACACACAGATATAGAAAAAGAACCTTTTGCAGCAGGAAGACAGATGGGAGGGCATTTTGCTACTCATAGTCTTAATGCAGATGGCTCCTGGAAGAATTTGACTGCTCAGAAAAACTCCAGTTCAGACATCTCTCCTACTGCCGGGCAAATGCCTCGTCTGTTAGGCTTGGCACAAGCTTCTAAAATATACAGAAACGAAAAAAGTGTTGCCGGAGAAAATAACTTCTCTATCAATGGAAATGAAGTTGCCTGGGGAACAATTGGTAACGCGAGTACCAGTGAAGGATTATTTTGGGAGACCGTTAATGCTGGAGGTGTTCTTCAGGTACCAATGGTTATAAGTATTTGGGATGACGAATACGGTATTTCTGTTCATGCAAAACACCAAACAACTAAAGAAAACATTTCTTTAATTCTGGAAGGTTTCAGAAGAGATGACAAACACGAAGGGTATGAAATTATCTGTGTAAACGGATGGGACTACCCGGCATTAATTGATGCCTATAAAACAGCAGAAGATTTAGCTCGTGAACAACACATTCCCGTTATTATTCATGTAAAAGAATTAACGCAACCACAAGGACATTCTACTTCTGGCTCTCACGAGCGTTACAAAAGTGAAGAACGCCTTAACTGGGAAAGAGAACACGACTGTATCAAAAAATTCAAAGAATGGATTATTGATCACAATATTGCAGAGGCAGATGAATTGGTCGCTATAGAAAAAGAGGCGAAAAAAGAAGTTCGCTTAGGAAAAACCGCTGCCTGGAATGCATATCTTTCTGAAATTAAGACTGAACAGCGAGAAGCAGTTTCTATCCTTAGAGATATTGAAAAAGTAAGTGCTAATAAAAATTTTATCTCTCCTTTGATCAATGCGTTGGAAAATAAGGATGAGCCGATACGAAAGGATATTATGGAAGCCACCAGAAAAGCGCTTCGATACCTTATTAAAGAGGATTCTGTAGAAAAAACACACTTACAAAACTGGATCAATTCCTATTTTAACAAGATACAACCAAAATACAGTGACCACCTGTATAATGAAAGTGATAACAAAGTTACTGCTATAGAAGAAGTAGCTCCTGTATATGGGAACGATGCTCCATTAGTAGATGCACGAATTATACTAAGAGATAATTTCGACCGTATTTTCGAAAGACTTCCTGAAACAATGATTTTTGGTGAAGATAGTGGAAAAATTGGAGATGTAAACCAGGGATTAGAAGGGTTACAGGAAAAATATGGTGAATTACGTATTTCCGATACCGGAATCAGAGAAGCTACTATTATTGGTCAGGGAATTGGATTAGCCATGAGAGGGCTGCGTCCTATTGCAGAAATACAATACCTGGATTATATTATGTATTGTATTCAAGGACTTAGTGATGATCTGGCGACATTGCGCTACAGAACATTTGCCAAGCAAAAAGCTCCTATGATCGTAAGAACCCGAGGACACCGACTAGAAGGTATCTGGCATTCCGGATCTCAAATGGCTGGATTAATTCACTTATTAAGAGGAATACATATCCTCGTACCAAGAAATATGACAAAAGCAGCTGGTTTCTACAATACCTTATTAGACAGCGATGAGCCGGCAGTTGTTGTAGAATGCTTAAACGGATATCGACTAAAAGAAAAAATGCCTAGCAACTTAGCAGAAATACGTACCCCTGTTGGTGTTGTAGAAACGGTAAAAGAAGGAAACGATATTACATTAGTTTCTTACGGATCTACCTTACGACTGGTAGAGCAAGCAGGAAAAGAGTTACTTTCTGTAGGCATTAATGTAGAGATTATCGATGTTCAATCACTTGTGCCATTTGATCTTTCTCATGATATTGTAAAAAGTGTTGCCAAGACGAATCGATTACTAGTTATTGATGAAGATGTTCCTGGAGGAGCTACCGGATATATCCTGCACAAATTAATCGATGAGCAGAACATCTATAACTACCTGGATAGTAAGCCTCAAACATTGAGTGCTAAAGCCCACCGTCCTGCTTTTGGCACAGACGGAGATTATTTCAGTAAGCCTTCTGCCGAAGATATTTTTGAAACAGTCTACGATATTATGCACGAAGCAAAACCTGCAACATATCCTAAACTGAGATAA